The DNA segment CGCGCCGCCAGTCCTCCAGCACAGTGCGGGCGTGTGGCAGGGATCGGAAGAGGGTCTCGTTCAGCAGTTCGTCTCGCAGCCGGCCGTTGAAGCTCTCGTTGTAGCCGTTCTGCTGAGGTTTGCCGGGCGCGATGTAGTGCCAGCTGACGCCGGTCTCGTCGGCCCAGGCCAGGATGGCGTTGGACGTGTATTCCGTGCCGTTGTCGCTAACGATCATGTCCGGGCGCCCGCGCTGGCGGATGATGTCGTCCAGCTCGCGAGCGACCCGCCTACCCGAGAGCGACGTGTCGGCCGCCAGGGCCAAGCACTCGCGGGTGCAGTTGTCGATCACGGTCAGGATTCGGAAGCGCCGCCCGTCCGTCATCTGGTCCGACACGAAGTCCAGGCTCCAGCGTTGGTTGGGCAGCAGCGGCGTCTCGATCGGCCGTCGCGCGCCCATCGCCCGCTTGCGGCCGCCGCGACGGCGCACCGTCAGGCGCTCCTCGCGGTAGATGCGCTGGACGCGCTTCTTGTTCACCGCATGGCCTTCGCGCCGCAGCAGGATGTGCAGCCGCCGGTAGCCGAAGCGGCGACGCTCCGACGCCAGGACCTTGATCCGCTCGCGCAGTTCGCCGTCGTCTGGCCGCGTGGCCTGGTATCGCACGCTGGTCCGGTCGATGCCGATCACCCGGCACGCCCGCCGCTCGCTCATCTCGTGGGCCGACTGCAGACACGCCGCCGCCTCCCGATGCGCGGCGGGCGTCACCACTTTTTTCCCAGAAGATCTTTCAGCGCGGCATTGTCGAGCATGCTCTCGGCCAGCATCCGCTTGAGCCGCGCGTTCTCCTCCTCCAATGCCTTCAGCCGTTTGGCCTCCGACACGTCCAGGCCGCCGAACTTGGCCTTCCACTTGTAGAAGGTGGCCGAGCTGACGCCGTGTCGGCGGCAGACGTCCGCCGTCGCAACACCGGCCTCCTGCTCGCGCAGGATCGCGATGATCTGCTCTTCCGTGAACCTCGATCGTTTCATCCGTCCGTCCCTTCCTTGGGGAGGACTCTAGCTATTCCTGGAGGAGTTTCAGGGGGTCACGTCACCACCATCAAACTACGCCCGACTGTGCTCTGCGGGCCAGCCGCGTCGGGAGCGCCGATACTTCTTTGCCACCCGCCTGCTCAGCCATGCGAATGTCGTACTCGCTCTGACGATCGAGCCAGAACTGTGCGCTCGTGCTTAACCCGTGCCCAAAGCGCAGGGGCATCTCGCCGGCGATGTTGGGCTGACCCTCGATGATCTGCGTCACACGGTTGACTTACCAAGCCAACCCTCAAGGAGGGGTGGCGCACCCATCAGGATTCGAACCTGAGACCTCCACCTTCGGAGGGTGGCGCTCTATCCAGCTGAGCTATGGGTGCATTTGATCTTCAGATAGTGACCGAGACCGAACAGGGTCAATCTCGAATTCGACATTCCCATCAGCGCAAACGACACGGGTTCTAACCCCACCGATTGCCGCCGTTCGTACTCTACACGCCCCTACAGTTTGCTTCCGCGACGCTTCCGCGACCACGGAAGCGATTCTCCTGCTTCCTTCGAGTTTCGCCAATCTCTTGGTTTCCCTCGATTTTTTCGATACGCACTTTCGCCGCACTTGACTTAGCGTTGCCTTCGGAGGGCAACGCTCTATCCAGCTGAGCTACGGGCGCTAACCGTGATCGCTGGATAGCTGATTGGCGGCGCTTGGGCAATGCGGGATTTTGGATGATGCGCGGTTCTCCGGAGGCAGAGGCCACACGTTCGAATCGTGTCGGGCGTGGCGGGGTTGTGGCTGGTCAGCCGCCGCTTTCAAAAACGCTAGGATCGAGCGCCCTCATCAAGCGGACATCATACAGGCATTTCGAGATCGAGAACTCGCGAATGAAGGGTGTTCCAGCAGCGCTGCCCGCTGCGGCCCGTCAGCCTTTACAGCGTCCATCAACCAGTCAGCTGCAGTTGCCCACTCTTCCATCTGCTCGGGCCATTCCACGATCGCATCGCTCCATAATGAGCGCAGGCGATCGGCGACGCCGTAGTCTGATAACCGGATAGCACTCACCACGGCGATGTCGAGCAGCGACATCAACTGACCAAAGTGGCGGTCTCGGCTTGCCCTGAGCAGCGGAGATTTGGCCGCCATCGCAAAGAGGCTGGTTGCGTCCGCGAGACGCCTCGTAAGGAAATCATCGCTCGACCAGGCTGCCATCGCACGAACTTGCATCGGCAGATCGGAGTCCTGCGCCCACATGGTAAGCTGCCCTGAAAGCAGGGCATCGTCCGCCATCACGGCTATTGCAATGGAGGCGGCCAGATAGATCAGCTCCCACGAGGCCCCGATACGCTCGCTTTCTGATACCAACATCTTGGTCAACGCGAGCGCGTGCGAAGCAAGGACTTGGACATCGGCTCGGCGATCATCCGGCGTTTCGCCGACCACTATCAACGCAAAGAGCGCGCATGCAGCCGATCGCAACAGAGCCGCTTGCCAGCGCGCCGGTCGTCGCGCCGCCATGAACGGTTCCTTGAGGATTGTTTGCGCATCGCGCGTGAGCGGATCGAGCAGCAACCCAACCTCCCGCGCCACGCCGCGTTTGGCATTCTTATTTAGTTCGACGAATGATCGCGCTGCCCACAGCGTCTGTTGAAACAGCGTATCGAGTTGCGGGAGATATTCTTCGGTGAACGGCTCGGCGGTCGAACGCCCGAGACCGACCTCGGCTTTCCACGCCTCGACGTTCTGCTTGAGCAGCATCGTGCGTTCCGATGCCGCTGCGACCCTTCTGGCTAGTCGATGCCTGATTTCAGCAGAATCGACGAACGCTTGTGCTAGCCACTGATACTGCGTTACCGAGAGGTCAGCGGCTGGCCACAGGCGCGCCATATCATCGAGAATCCGATCGAGCTTCTGTTCGTGGATCGCGGCGGCCTCCCGGCGTCGCGGTAGCTCCTCGGTCACATGCCCAAGTCGGTGGTGTTCGTAATTGGAAAGGTCCGGAGCTTTTCGGCGGAGCCAGCGCAGGAGCCGAGTGTCATCCTCGATGCCGTGGGTGTAGCGGAACCGCTGATGGACCGCCTCCTTCAAATGCAGCGCCATGAGCCAGGTCGCGTCGGCTTCCGCCGCGCCTGCTGCGACCAGTTCACGCCACCCGTCAGCGAAGCAGGTGGTCGGTTCATTGAGATCCGCAGCCGGCTGGTCCGCCATGCTGGCCGCTGCGATTGCCACCAGGAGCGGGCATCCTGTTGCAGCGACGGCACGCACCCGCTCGACTGACGGAGGATGAAGATACTGGACTGCGGCGCGCACGATCGCCGACATCATTGGATGGTCGCGTTCCCGGTCGACGAGCGCGCGGATAGCGCTGGGCTTCCATGCGAGCATCAGACGGACGACTGATTGCAGCCCGTAGCGCGGAGTCGATCCGATATCCATCGGGTGCATGACAAGGCTTTTCGCTACTCTGAGCATCTGCCAGGACAGGCAGGGTGCGGAAAGTGATTGCGCTGCGCTATGATCTGCAAGCGAGACTGAACGGGCATTGGCGAGTGTGGCATGGAACGCTGCGAAGAGGATCGCCTGCTCCTGCCGACAGCGCTTGAAGCCAGGTGTTTGCGCGGGCTGTTTCAATCACGGCTTGCCGGATGACCAGCGTGCCGAAGAGCGTTTCATCAGAGCCGATGATTGGAAGAGTTTTGGTGAGGCACGGTTGCCGTGGACGATCGCAAGAAGCGCAGCATCCGTATAGAAAAGTGGGCTCAGCGACGTTCGCGAGAACCGATGCCGCCCAAATCCACGTTGAAGGATGGCGCTCATCGAGAAAAGCGCGCTGCGTGTCCAAAACGCTGCCAAAATCGTCTTCTGGTCTGCCAGGTTGCATCGAAAAGACCTTGCTGCACCATAGGAAGCTCATATTGACGATCTTGTCAGGTGGCTAGACGCGTTTCGATGATCTCGCTCCCATTTGCGCCAGCTGTCATCGAATGCCGCATCGACACAGAGCGCTGCTCAGTGTCGAAGATCCTCGCGAGATTGTTGGCCAACAGTCGGTCGCTTCGCAGCGGATGCAGCATAGGGCGCGCACAGGTGGTCACTGGCTCGATCCACAGCTGGCGATGTGACTGACTAGCTAAGCGGTGCCGAGCCAGCCACTGAGCGCCTTGGCTCGCTTAAGCCTACCGTCTCGGATGATCGAGCGCACGAGGGTGAAACGATGCCGACAGCACGGAAGAAGCCGGGAGGTTGTCGACTTCCCGACGTGATCGCAGGGAACTGGACCGGCGAGCTAGTCGGGACGTTGAACGTTCACTTCGGCCAGACGGTTCAGCCAGGACCGCCTCGCCAATCTGTTGAGCTCTCCTACTTGCTCGGCGGAGTGCTGCTTCCCCCGACTGCCAAGATCGTCCCGAGGCATGAGTGACGGCCCGGCGGTTATCGAGCCTGGACGTGTCGAGAGCATGCGGAACGCGAGCAGTGACACGCATAAATTGCGCAGGCTGAGACGAGCCCGCAAGCGCAAAGCGCTCAGCATCGTGGTGGGGATTGCTTTGTTAGGCGTTGTGGGCGGATTTATGTGTGATTTCGGCGGACACGCGGACACCTGGATCGACAAATGCAAGGAACTCACGACCAGCCTGATGGTCAGCCACCTCGCGAACTGACACTTCGATCAGACTAATTCGTTCGAGCCGTGACAGCGGGCCGTCCGGTCCCACTTCGATAGCGCTCGCGCGATCTCGTGCCCGCTCCTTGCTTGTTTCAGGTGAGCGTGCAGCCGGTCAGGCGACGTCAGTGGCGATCTTGTAGACGCGGCACCGCACAGATGTGGCTAGGTCGTGCCGCATCGGATCGTCAGCGTCACGGAGCGGCATCGATAGCCGCCAATGTCTTGTAAAAGAAGGGCTTTCCAGCTCGTCGATCCAAGCGATTCCCAGCTTCGGAGGGCAACGCTCTATCCAGCTGAGCTACGGGCGCTAACCGTGAAGGCTGGATAGCCGATCCCCGCCGCTTCGGCAATGCGGGATTTTGGATCGTGCGCAGTTCCGAGACGGCAAAGGTCAGCCGTTCGAATCGTGTCGGGCGTGGCGGGTGTGTGGCTCACGCTACAGCGCTCTCGTTCAGCTGCTTGATCATCGAGAACAGCTCGCCCATCCGCGTGTCCGGCAGCATGCCGCAGCGATCGAGCTCGTTTTCAAGAGGTCGCGCCCACTTCTCGGCGTCTGCCTTGCGCTCAGAAGCGCCGGCCTGCCAGCTCTCGGATGCCGCGATCACGGCGGATGCGTGCTGAAAATTTAAGTGTCGGAAGGCTTGACTTCCGGTTGGTATACCAAAAGTATTCCATCATGGACCCTCTGCTCGGCCCCCAGACGAACGATCCGGACCCCTCGCTGGCCGACAGGGCCATGGAGGAAGTCCGCCGCATGATCTTCAACGGCGATCTGCCGGGCGGAACCGTCGTGCAGGATCGCAAGCTCGCCGAGCAGCTCGGGCTTTCGCGGACGCCCGTGCGCGAAGCGCTCGGGCGGCTCGCCGGCGAGGGCTACCTGCGCCGGGAAGGCCGGCTGCTCACGGTGCAGGCGGTGTCCGTCGAGGACGTGATGGAGATCCTGACCACGCGCCGCCTGATCGAAGGCGAGACGGCCAGCCTGGCCGCCGGGCGCATCCCGCCAAAGCAGATCGCGGCGCTGAAAGCGGCCATCGAGGGCATGGTCGACCCCCATGAGGTCTCCCATGACCGGCATTGGACGGTCGACGATCTCGTTCATCTGTCCATCGCCGAGGCCAGCGGCAATCGCCTGATGGCGCGGCTCGTCAAGGACCTGCGCGAAAAGACGCGGATGTTCGGCCTTTCGCGGATCCCGCGCCGGTTCGAGCCCGGCAAGGCGGAACATCTCGCCATCATCGCCGCGATCGAGCGCGGGGACGGCGAGGCTGCATCCCGACTCATGCAGGCGCATATCGACAAGGCCCGCCAGGGCATTCTGGATCTCCTGGCAGGGCCGCTGGCTCGCGGCATCTCGACCGAAGCCCGCACACCCATCGACGCTCACGACGCGCTTTGAGGATTAAACGATGAAGCGAGCCTTCGACCGCTCGGAATACCAGCGTCGCCTCGATGCGCTCCAGGCGCGCATGGCGGAACTCGGCTACGATGCGATGCTGATCACCGCGCCCGAGAACACCTATTACCTGAGCGGGTATCTCACCAAGGCGGTGTTCACCTTTCAGTTCATCCTCGTCGAGAGGGCGGGGCAGCCTTTCCTCTTCACCCGCCAGATGGAAATCGCCAATGCGGAACGGGCCTCGCGCGACGGGCTGATCGCGTCGTTCGCGGTCTACCAGGACGACGAGGATCCGCTGGAGGCCGCCGCGAAGACCCTGACGAAGCGGCTGGCGCCGGGGTCGACGGTGGGGATCGAACTGGCGAGCTGGACGATGCCGGCGGCGAAGGCGCGCTTCCTCGCCGAGGCCTGCGACAGGCTCGCATGGAAGGACGCCTCGGCGATCGTCGATCGGATGCGCCTGGTCAAATCGCCGGCCGAGCTCAAGATCATGCGGGAGGCTTCGCGGCTGACCGGCCTGATCGCCGACAAGGCCGTCGCGGCGACGAAGGCAGGCCGGACGGAAAACGACATCACCAAGGCCGTCATGGTCGAGATGCTGGAGAGCGGCTCGGAATATCCCGGGAGCTGGCCGAACATCCTGGCGGGCGAGCGGACCGGCCTCATCCACGCGGCGTGGGAGAACGAGCCGATCGCCATGGACGATCACGTCATGTTCGAGGTGACCGGCGTGACGCACCGCTATCACGCGCCCTGCCTGCGGACGATCATGATCGGCAAGCCCCGCGACGAGATCCGGCGCGCGGCCGAAGTCGTGAGCAAGGCCCATGCGGCGGCGGTTAAGGCCATCGCTCCCGGCCGCCCGATGAGCGTCATCAACGAGGCGGCCCAGGCGGTGCTCTCGCAGTATGCGCTGAACTGCCGGTTCGCGAAGCGCTCCGGCTACACTTTCGGCATCGGGTTTCCGCCGTCCTGGGGGGCGCAGTGGCAGATCGGCCTGAACTCGGTGATCGCGGAGCCGCTCGCCGTCGGCATGACGTTCCATGTCGTGCTGGTCGGGCATTTTCCGGACGGCCGCGCCATCGGATTCGGCGAGACGGTCGCGCTCCTCGACAGCGGACCGGAAAGCTGGACCCGGGGCGGATTCTTCGACGCGCCCTAAGCGCGCCATCTGCAAGGGCATCGGTGATGCCGATCGACTTTCAACCAGGAAGCGGGGAGAACAAACATGCGTAGCCTGACCGGGAAAGGCGCTGCGGCGCGGCCTCTCACCAGACGTTCCATGCTGGGCGCATCGTCCGCCCTCGTCGCGACGTTCGCCATCGGCGGGCGCGCCGCCGCGGCCGATCAGAAGGTGGTCATCCGCACGACCTCCGGCGGCAGCTATGGCGAAGCGATGGAGAAAGCCATCTTCGCCCCCTTCACGCAGGCGACGGGCATCGCGGTCGAGAAGACGCCCTCGGCCATGGCGCCGTTGATCGCCTCCGTGCAGCAGGGCCAGCCGCTGGTCGACGTCGTCGACACCAGCGAGGGCCTGCTCCAGACGCTGGCGGCGAACCAGGCCGTGGCGACGATCGACTATGATCGCTTCAAGAGCTTCGCCGTCGCCGATATCGGCAAGGACGCAGCCCAGCCCGGCATCGTGCGCCGCATGGTCTATGCGCGCGTCCTCGGCTATCGCAAGGCGGCCTTCAAGGGCGCGGCCCCCTCGAGCTGGGCCGAATTCTGGGATGTGAAG comes from the Bosea sp. (in: a-proteobacteria) genome and includes:
- a CDS encoding IS3 family transposase (programmed frameshift), translated to MKRSRFTEEQIIAILREQEAGVATADVCRRHGVSSATFYKWKAKFGGLDVSEAKRLKALEEENARLKRMLAESMLDNAALKDLLGKKVVTPAAHREAAACLQSAHEMSERRACRVIGIDRTSVRYQATRPDDGELRERIKVLASERRRFGYRRLHILLRREGHAVNKKRVQRIYREERLTVRRRGGRKRAMGARRPIETPLLPNQRWSLDFVSDQMTDGRRFRILTVIDNCTRECLALAADTSLSGRRVARELDDIIRQRGRPDMIVSDNGTEYTSNAILAWADETGVSWHYIAPGKPQQNGYNESFNGRLRDELLNETLFRSLPHARTVLEDWRRDYNEQRPHSKLGWLTPRDYARAICGTAGDRAAQPEGSARTPLATHLNPGPNQPRTLVMAG
- a CDS encoding GntR family transcriptional regulator codes for the protein MDPLLGPQTNDPDPSLADRAMEEVRRMIFNGDLPGGTVVQDRKLAEQLGLSRTPVREALGRLAGEGYLRREGRLLTVQAVSVEDVMEILTTRRLIEGETASLAAGRIPPKQIAALKAAIEGMVDPHEVSHDRHWTVDDLVHLSIAEASGNRLMARLVKDLREKTRMFGLSRIPRRFEPGKAEHLAIIAAIERGDGEAASRLMQAHIDKARQGILDLLAGPLARGISTEARTPIDAHDAL
- a CDS encoding Xaa-Pro peptidase family protein; this encodes MKRAFDRSEYQRRLDALQARMAELGYDAMLITAPENTYYLSGYLTKAVFTFQFILVERAGQPFLFTRQMEIANAERASRDGLIASFAVYQDDEDPLEAAAKTLTKRLAPGSTVGIELASWTMPAAKARFLAEACDRLAWKDASAIVDRMRLVKSPAELKIMREASRLTGLIADKAVAATKAGRTENDITKAVMVEMLESGSEYPGSWPNILAGERTGLIHAAWENEPIAMDDHVMFEVTGVTHRYHAPCLRTIMIGKPRDEIRRAAEVVSKAHAAAVKAIAPGRPMSVINEAAQAVLSQYALNCRFAKRSGYTFGIGFPPSWGAQWQIGLNSVIAEPLAVGMTFHVVLVGHFPDGRAIGFGETVALLDSGPESWTRGGFFDAP